The window TCAGACGGTTGTTGCGGTTGATGATACGGCGATACAAGTCGTTCAGGTCAGACGTGGCAAACCGACCACCACTGAGGGCGACCATTGGACGTAAGTCTGGTGGGATGACTGGCAGTACCGTCAGACAGAGACTGGACGGCTTGATACCAGCAGCCTGCATGCTCTCAAGCATCTTCAGGCGCTTGAGCAGTTTCTTCTCGCGCTGACCCTTGGCATGTTCAGCCTCCTCACTTAGCTGGGCGATCAGTTCTGACAGATCAATTTCATCCAGCAGCGCCTTGAGCGCACTGGCACCCATGCCGACCTCGATCAGCTCGTCGTACTCCTCTGGCAAGTTGCGATAATCCGTCTCCGAGATCAGTGCGCCCTTGACGAGGCCCTCGAGCTGCGTTTTCTTCGTCGCGTACTTGTCGTTAAGCTCGTCAACCTCACGGCTCTGTTCCTTCGCCAGCTGCTTGATATCAGCATTGTCAGCTTCCGCAAGCTGCTCGTAGCGCATCTTAATCGCCATCCGACCAGCTTCGGTTTCAGCTTCTAGATCCGCCAGGTATTGGTCGCGGGTGATCTCATCAACCTTGAGAATGACATAGGTCGCAAAGTAGGCGATCCGCTCAATATTACGCACCGTCATCCCCAGTAGCAAGCTCATGGCGCTCGGCGTGCCGCGCATAAACCAAATGTGCGCTACTGGTGCGGCCAGCTGAATGTGGCCCATGCGCTCGCGGCGGACGATTGACTTGGTGACGAGCTCGCCGTTTTTATCGACTGCAGCCTCGCGTGAACGCACGCCCTTGAGCTTGGAATCATGCGGATTGATATCCTTGACCGGACCGAAGATCCGCTCGCAGAACAAGCCATCGCGCTCTGGCTTTTGGGTGCGATAATTGATCGTCTCTGGCTTGAGAACCTCGCCGTGACTCCACTTTAGGATGTCCTCGGCGCTGGCCACCGCTAGGCGCACCGCATCAAAATCGCTAATTCCGGTCGCGTTAAATGAATATTGCGCCATCTTACGCCTCCTCCTTTATTTCTTCTACTTCGTCAATATCTTGTACGCTCATACCGGCCTCGATGTCGCCGATGTCGTCTGATTCATCTAAGTAAACTTGGTCATCGTCATCGTCGTCGCTCGCGGCTTGTGGCACGGTCTTGTCAGCTGGGCCACTGGAGGCGATGACATGCTCAGCGTCAACCACGCCGCCCTCGTCAAGCAGATCAACCCGAAGGCCCAATCCCTGGAGCTCCTTGACAAGCACGTTGAAGGATTCTGGCAGTTTCGGCCCGACGATTGGCTCGTCCTTGATGATGGACTCGTAAGCCTTAGCCCGGCCATAGACGTCGTCAGACTTGATGGTTAGCATTTCCTGCAAGGTTGCAGCGGCACCGTAGGCTTCTAGTGCCCAGACCTCCATCTCGCCGAAGCGCTGACCACCGTTCTGTGCTTTACCGCCGAGCGGCTGCTGAGTAACCATGGTGTATGGACCAGTTGAGCGGGCGTGAATCTTGTCAGAGACCATGTGGTGTAGCTTAATCATATGCATCACGCCAACTGTGGTGCGCTCTTCAAATGCTTCACCGGTCCGACCATCAAAGAGTTGTGATTTACCATCGCGGGCAAAGCCTGCTTTTTCTAATTCATCAGAAATCGTTGCTGATGGCACACCATCAAACGACGGCGTCGCCACACGGTAGCCCAACGCTCGTGCCGCCATACCAAGGTGCGTTTCAAACAGCTGACCGAGGTTCATGCGGCTCGGCACACCCAGCGGGTTCAAGATCACGTCAACTGGCGTACCATCCTCCATGAATGGCATATCCTCGACCGGCAGTACTCGTGCGACCACACCCTTGTTACCGAAGCGACCAGCCATCTTGTCGCCGACACCGATCTTGCGCATCTGCGCCACAAAGATCTGGATTTGCATCAATACGCCAGCCTTGAGCTCGTGGCCATTCTCGCGGCTAAAGATCTTGACACCGACGACCTTGCCGCCGCCAGCATTGTTCATGCGCTGTGAAGTGTCACGGACATCCTTGGCTTTTTCACCAAAGATAGCGCGCAGCAGACGCTCCTCAGAGCTAAGCTCCTGCTCGCCTTTCGGCGTAATCTTACCAACCAAGACGTCGCCAGCCTTGACCTCAGAACCAATTTGCACGATACCGTTTTCGTCTAAGTGGCGCAGACTGTCTTCTGACACATTCGGAATGTCGCGAGTGACGATCTCTGGGCCGAGCTTGGTCTCGCGAACCTCCACGTTATAATCCTTGATATTAATGCTGGTCAAGCGATCGTCCTCCACCAAGCGGCGACTGAGGATAATCGCGTCCTCCATGTTGTAACCACCCCACGGCATAAAGGCCACCGTCAGGTTTCGCCCCAGCGCGATCTCGCCCTCGGCAATTGATGCGCCCTCGACGAGGATGTCGCCCTGCTTGACCCTATCGCCACGCGCCACGCGAACCTTTTGGTTGTAGCAGCGATCGTCATTATTCTTGACAAAGTGCCGTAGCGTATAGACCTTGACGCCATCAGCGTACTTGACATGAATTTCATCAGCGTCAGCCCGCACTACTTCGCCATCAGCCTCGGCCTGGATCAGGTGGCCACTATTCTCGGCCACCGCCTGCTCAATACCGGTACCGACAACCGCTGGCTCTGGCGTGAGCAGCGGCACTGCTTGGCGCTGCATGTTCGAGCCAGTCAAGGCGCG is drawn from Candidatus Saccharibacteria bacterium oral taxon 488 and contains these coding sequences:
- a CDS encoding DNA-directed RNA polymerase subunit beta — translated: MRGVTPVAQQTTRGARVFFTGTDSAIAMPNLIAHQEDSWRWFVEDGLSEIFSEINPIDDYTGQKLALRFGSYHFDEPKTTDQFAKENNLTFEAPLHATVELTNKVTGEVKEQEIYLGDYPWMTERGTFIINGTERVVVSQLIRSAGVFFTADTVAGRNYYGAKMIPGRGAWLEFETATNGTIYVKIDRRRKLPVTTLLRALGHPKTSEIRELFADIDTGETSYIQETLEKDTARGANEALIEVYRRLRPGDLATVDNARQMIERMFFDFKRFDYSRVGRYKMNQRLGLDVANTAENRIFQMSDLVAIIREIIRLNNTQEPADDIDALSNRRVKLVGELIARQFRVGMLRMQRNAMDRMSVADMENVTPSQLINARPVVAAVREFFTSSQLSQLLDEVNPLSELSHKRRLSSMGPGGLSRERAGFDVRDAHPTHYGRICSVETPEGANVGLVLNLATYARVNEYGFIETPYLRVTDGRVTDEVVYLDAAQEASEVIADAGARLNDDKSFTDSRVSARKFLQPGQVDVEEVTFMDAAHKQILGSTAALVPFIEKTRVDRALTGSNMQRQAVPLLTPEPAVVGTGIEQAVAENSGHLIQAEADGEVVRADADEIHVKYADGVKVYTLRHFVKNNDDRCYNQKVRVARGDRVKQGDILVEGASIAEGEIALGRNLTVAFMPWGGYNMEDAIILSRRLVEDDRLTSINIKDYNVEVRETKLGPEIVTRDIPNVSEDSLRHLDENGIVQIGSEVKAGDVLVGKITPKGEQELSSEERLLRAIFGEKAKDVRDTSQRMNNAGGGKVVGVKIFSRENGHELKAGVLMQIQIFVAQMRKIGVGDKMAGRFGNKGVVARVLPVEDMPFMEDGTPVDVILNPLGVPSRMNLGQLFETHLGMAARALGYRVATPSFDGVPSATISDELEKAGFARDGKSQLFDGRTGEAFEERTTVGVMHMIKLHHMVSDKIHARSTGPYTMVTQQPLGGKAQNGGQRFGEMEVWALEAYGAAATLQEMLTIKSDDVYGRAKAYESIIKDEPIVGPKLPESFNVLVKELQGLGLRVDLLDEGGVVDAEHVIASSGPADKTVPQAASDDDDDDQVYLDESDDIGDIEAGMSVQDIDEVEEIKEEA